CACCAGCTCAAGCTCCTCGAGCTGAAAAACCGTCCAAAGGTCCTAAAATCGACCTGAAAGACAATCCGAACGTTTCTTTGAACAATCAAGGCATGAGCGTTACGCTTGGAGAGCGTTTCGGCGATAAGCTGAGCAAATTCAAGTAAGCCCGGGAACAGTTTTGTTCGGTCTATTGACCTATCATAACGAAGTCGGCGAACCCAGAAATCTGGGTTCGCCATTTGTTTTTTTAGGGGACGAACGTTTGCGGATGTTGTAACATGGGGAAGAGCATAATAGAAATAAAGATGAAAGGTTAGCCAATTGTAACGTTTTTTGCTATGATGATAATCGTAAGAATTGACAGGAGGAGTGACTATGGCAAGACCCGTAGTGGCTATCGTTGGACGGCCTAACGTCGGTAAATCGACTATATTTAACCGATTGATTGGCGACAGATTAGCCATCGTTGAAGATAAACCGGGTATTACCCGTGACCGGATTTACGGTAGTGCCGAATGGAATGGTAAAGCGTTCAGTGTCATTGATACCGGCGGTATTGAAATTGATGGCGATGACATGATATTGAAATCCATACGCATGCAGGCCGAGCTTGCAATTGAAGAAGCAGACGTCATCGTATTTATGTGCGATGCTAAGGCAGGGGTTACCCAATCGGACGAGGAAGTTGCACAGATTCTGTTCCGTTCAGGTAAACCTGTCATTCTAAGTGTAAACAAAGTGGATAATTTGAAGCGCGTTGATGATATCTATGAGTTCTATTCCCTCGGATTTGGCGATCCTGTCGGAATATCGGGCAGTCACGGCACAGGGATTGGCGACCTGCTGGACGTTGTAGTTGAGAATCTGCCTGAGCTGGAAGACGATGGATATGACGAGGATGTTATTCGAGTTGCCCTGATTGGCAGACCGAATGTGGGCAAGTCCTCCCTAGTTAATGCCATTTTGGGAGAAGAGCGTGTCATTGTCAGTGACGTTGCCGGCACTACACGCGATGCGATCGACACGCCGTTCGAGAAGGATGGGCAGCGGTATGTGCTCATCGATACGGCAGGCATGCGCAAACGCGGGAAAGTCTATGAGACCACAGAGAAATACAGCGTCATGCGTGCCATGCGCGCCATCGAGCGTGCGGATGTTGTTCTCGTCCTCATAAACGGGGAAGAAGGCATCATCGAACAGGACAAGCATATTGCCGGTTACGCCTATGAGGCCGGTAAAGCATCGTTGTTCGTTGTGAACAAATGGGATTTGGTCGAGAAAGAGGACAAAACGATGCAGCAGTTCGAGAAAAAGATTCGGGATCATTTCTTGTTCATGACCTACGCGCCGGTTGTGTTCTTGTCGGCCAAAACGAAGCAGCGCTTGCAAAAGCTGCTCCCTGTCGTTAAGCATGTGGCCGATCAGCATTCACTTCGCATACAGACACACCTCCTTAACGATGTCATATCCGATGCGATTGCCATCAATCCGCCTCCAACGGATAAGGGAAGAAGATTGCGTATTAACTACTCAACACAGGTTGCGGTTAAGCCGCCGACCATGGTCGTATTCGTCAACGATCCTGAATTGATGCACTTCTCATATGAGCGTTACCTTGAGAACAAGATTCGGGCCGCGTTTGACTTTGAAGGTACACCCATCAGGATATTTACTCGAAGAAAGTCTGATGAGAGTTAGGGGAGAATAGCTTGATTTTGGAGATCGTAGCGATAGTAGTGTGTTATTTACTCGGTTCGGTAAGCTTTAGCGTACTGTTTGCCAAAATCCTGAAAGGGATTGACATTCGTCAGCATGGCAGCGGCAACGCTGGGGCAACCAATACCCTTCGCGTCCTGGGAAAGGGACCTGCGATACTTGTATTGGTCTTGGATGTAATTAAGGGCATCGCTGCGGTTTGGATCGGACGATGGCTTGGGGGGGACAATGCATGGCTGCCGGGATTGTGCGGTATTGCGGCCATTATCGGTCATAATTGGCCTCTATACTTCCGCTTTCGAGGCGGCAAAGGGATTGCAACCGCCATTGGGGTGCTTGCTACGCTTTGCTTTATACCAGCGGTTATAGCAGGCATTATCGCAATTCTATCCATTGTTTTTACCCGTTATGTATCTTTGGGTTCCCTTATTTTTGTAGTGCTTACCCCTGTTTTTCTATTGATCGCGGATTATTCGTGGCCAATCTTTTGGACGAGCTTCATCATATGTGTATTCGCCTTCTGGCGGCATCGCTCGAACATCGTGAAGCTTGTGCAGGGGCGTGAAAACAAGCTGGGTTCTGGAAAAGGAAAGGGCAAAGGAGGGAAGCGCGTTGTCTGACAAAGTCGCTGTTCTGGTGGCAGGCAGTTGGGGAACCGCTTTGGCAAGTGTTCTCGCTTCTAATAATCTGGATGTTGTCGTCTGGACAAGAACAGAGGAACAGACTCGTGAAATCAACGAGTCCCATACCAACAACCGTTATTTACCCGGGGTGGAGTTATCACCGAATATCCGCGCTACAACCGATATGAAAGAGGCTGTCTCGTCGGCTGCTGCTGTGGTTATCGTTGCACCTTCGTCCGCGATGCGGGAAGTGTCGGGGCAGTTGAAGCAGTTTTGGACCGAGGACATGCTGGTGATTCATGCGACCAAAGGATTTGAAATTGAATCCTTGAAGCGGATGTCCACCGTCATATCCGAGGAGCTTGGCTGTGAGGAAGGCCGCGTAGTAGTATTATCAGGACCCAGCCATGCGGAGGAAGTGGTCAGACGCTGCCCGACAACGGTCGTTGTGGCGTCTTTGGATGCCGAGGCGGCTGTAGCCGCTCAGGATTTGTTTATGAACACATATTTCAGAGTGTACACGAATCGGGATATGATTGGTGTTGAGTTGGCCGGGGCCTTGAAGAATATCATAGCTTTGGGCGCCGGGATGTCCGACGGACTGGGCTTCGGTGATAATGCCAAGGCAGCGCTTATTACGAGAGGTTTGGCAGAAATTTTGCGAATCGGCATGGAAATGGGGGCGAATCCGCTGACATTTGCCGGGCTGGCCGGGATCGGTGACCTCGTGGTTACCGCCACCAGTCAGCATAGCCGAAATTGGCGAGCTGGCTCGATGCTGGGTCAGGGTAAGAAGTTAGACGAGGTTCTGGGTTCCATGGGAATGGTTGTGGAAGGCATTCGAACGACCCAAGCCGCACATGCCATCTCCGAGAAATACGGCGTACAGATGCCGATTGCCGATCAGCTGTACCATGTGTTGTTTAAAGACCGCAATCCCCGCATTGCCGTTGAAGCCTTGATGGGCAGGGACCCCAAGACCGAGATGGAATTGATGCCGCTTGAAACTTGGGAGCAATGGCACACTTAGCTTATTCACCATTCCGATGATTGACTCATATATTGATGTGAGGATGTCGGAGGAGGGGTGGATATGAGCAAAAGCTTTCACAAGGATGTACTGAATGCGATTAACAAGAAAAGCGGCAAGAAAATTTCTTCAGGGGCTGTCAATAAGCTGGCTAGTACGGTTAAGCCGTCTACAATGCAAAATGAAGCCCAGCTCCGCCAGCTGATCAAGCAGGTATCTTCGATGGCGAACATACCTGTTAGTGAGGACACGATCCAGGAGATTGTCGGTGCGGTGAAGAAGAGTGGCATGAATCCGAGCAATATGGAAGCCTTGATGAAAATGATGATGAACAAATAAGATACGATGATAATGTTGAACAAAAGACGCTCCTGATGGGATAGCGGCTTTTGTTCTTTTTTTCGACATACCTGAGGTGAGGCGCTATCATTTTCGTGATATAATAGGTTGAAATTGATGAGAGATTGGAGAGTTTCGTGACATGGATCCAATGCAAAAGATGTGGCTGTCCCTAGTCGCATTATTGATTATGGCACTATCGGTCATCGTGGTTACGCTTGCGCGAAGCAAGACCAAGGGTTTTCTGCGCGGGGCACTGTCGTTCGTAGCCTTTATGATGATGATTTTCGGTTTTATTATTGGACTGGCCTCCATCATATAACGAGGAAGCCGATCTGGACGATACGGTAAAGGGGTGCAGCATGACGCTGAATGATCTGCCGGAATTGGAGAATGTGTTAGCTACCGCCATTCATAAGATGAATCAGGCGCCTATTGCTTGGCTGCTAGGTGGAAGCTGCAGCTTGCTTCTTCAGGATGTAACATTGGACAAGCCGCCGAGAGATATCGATATCTATACCGATGCAGGGGGTGTACAGCCTTTGCATGAGTCGCTGGCTTCTATGGCCGTGGATGCTCCCCACTTAGACCAAGAAGGGATATATTCCTCGATACTGAGCCACTATGAAATAGAGAAAGTTCCGATTGAACTGGTAGGCGGATTTGAAGTGAATTCAAACGGGTCCTCCTACTGCGTTGAGATCGATCAATTGCTGTATCCTGCAGCACTAGAGAGTCATATACAGGACGTCACGGTGCGCCTGATGCCGTTATCCCATGAACTGGTGTTTAATGTGCTTCGAGACAGGCCGGATCGATACGTCGCCATTGCGGAAGCGATCTCGCGGGACATGGACCATCATATGCCGCTTCTGCAGCAGTTGTTAAGCCGGAACCATCTGCATGGGGAGCATCGAATGGTTTTGAACCGATTAACTGGATTGTAACCGAAGTGCTGTGAAAAATGGCCAGGGAGCATAGCAGAATGTGTACATAAGAAAAGGAGCGCGTTACCGTTGGACTACGAGGTATTATTTCAGCCGGATCAGAAAAAGGTCAAGGTTCGTCCGCACACGAATGTTCTGGATGCCTCGCGTCGGGCGGGTGTGCGTATTCCTACCCGTTGCGGAGGCAAAGCCGGTTGTTTGATGTGCAAGATCATCGTTCCGAGCGAGGAGCGCGATCATTGCTCTGCGCCTGAGCCCAAGGAAATCAGGAAGCTGGGGACATCGATGATTGAACAAGGCTACCGGCTATCCTGCCAGACGAGAATTACGAATCACATTAAGGTAATGATTCCCGAGGATCCGCTCAAAGCTGCGATACGCAAACAGCTGGAAGCTGCGAGAAACCGGGAGTCCGATGACTTTATTTAAAGCGAGGATGATGTTAGTTGAGTATGATCACTTGGATGACCCAAGCGGCGGGCCGTTCGAAGCGGACGTCTGCAGTCTTAATCCTGGTGCTGTTTCCGATGTTACTGACAGGATGTCTTTATCCTGACGAGAAATTGCAGGAGAACAAGGTTTCGTATAGGGAAAGTGTCAAACGGATACAATCGGCTGTAGATGACTTTTATAAAGAACAGGGAATCTTGCCGATAATTACAGCGGGTCCGGAAATTCCGCGGTATGAGAAATACCGGGTGGATATGGATCAGCTGAAGAACCGGGGATACATCGACCAAATTCCGGATACGGCATTTGAGAAGGGCGGCAGCGGATATTTTCTCATTATTAATGAGGAAACCGAGCCAACCGTGAAGGTGATGGACTTAACCACGGCCCAGAAGGTGAATGACGTTCAGAGAGCCGTGAATTTGTACAAAATGGCGCATGACAACGCTCTCCCTGCAGGAGAAGCCCTCTACCCGGGGTATACGGCAGTGGACCTGTCCAAGACCGATGCCAAATCCATTACATTGATGAGTGTATACTCGGGTCAGGAGTTGGCCTTTATGATGGATGAAGAGGGAACGGTGTACGCCGATTATGCCTTTGATATTATGCAGGCGATCCAGAAGAACGATTCCGACCCTCAAGAAGGAGAGGATTTACGGGTGTTCCTGGAGCAGGAATCCTATTATGTCCCTGTAAAATCCGTACCTTATACATGGAAGGATGGGCAGCCCGTTGCTCAGCCGCTATCCTAAACCTATACCCGCCGTTGTCGGCGGGTATTTTTGTTGAGTCTGCATGGTGACCCATATCAGTAGAGGAATGAGTATGCGGAAGCCATAATGCAGCCTACATTTTATCCTTGAGACCCTTCTTCGATAGACTTTTTTGAAAATGGTTGAATCTCTTTGGAATATCTATTAAAGTGCGCGCATATTCATAATCTGAAAGAGTAGTGCGGGCAAGAGCCGGTTGCCCACATCATGAGGCATACGAAAACGTCTGAAGGCGCACAGCATGAAGATAAACCGCGCCCCAGCGGTAGTTTTCTTTACGGTATTCGATGACGGTGTCTAGTTGGTTTGGGCCTGTTCGATATCTTAAAAAAAACTGGACGGACTTTAAGGGGCAACCGTCATATTTTTGAACCCGGTACATAAGATGTTACTAGTCCAAATGCATGTACGAGTTACGCCGCTTTGCCGTTTCCATCAAAACTCATGGAATACCGGCGGCGGGATGCTGGCGACATTGTAAAGGCTGCTCATCTGTTGCAATGGCTTTGGCTATGAGTGGAACACGAAGCGGATGCTCTTAAAGCATTTTTCCTTCGGAGTAATTTGAGGAGGGGATCTCTTTTGGAAAAAGTGGACATTTTTAAGGACATTGCCGAACGGACCGGAGGGGACATTTACTTAGGTGTTGTCGGTGCCGTCCGTACGGGAAAATCAACCTTCATCAAGCGGTTTATGGAGACGGTTGTTCTCCCGAACATTACGAACGAGGCGGATCGAGTAAGAGCTGTCGATGAGCTGCCTCAAAGTGCTGCAGGGAAAACAATCATGACAACCGAGCCGAAATTTGTGCCAAACAACGCGGTACAAATCAAAGTTACGGAAGGTCTTGAGGTTAACGTAAGATTGGTGGATTGTGTAGGCTATGCCGTTGAAGGCGCTAAGGGCTACGAGGACGAGAATGGCCCGAGAATGATCTCGACGCCATGGTTCGAAGAGCCGATTCCGTTCCAGGAAGCGGCAGAAATCGGAACCCGCAAAGTCATCCAGGAGCACTCCACACTTGGCGTTGTCGTCACAACAGACGGAAGCATTGCGGAAATTCCGCGAAGCTCTTATGTTGACGCTGAGGAACGCGTCATCGAGGAACTGAAGGAGGTCGGCAAGCCATTCGTGGTGGTCATAAACTCGACACGACCACGCAGTGAAGAAGCGCTTCAGCTGCGCAATGAGCTGGCTGAGAAATACGACATTCCGGTAATGACACTAAGTGCAGCTACGATGACCGAAGATGATGTAACCGGTGTTCTTCGTGAAGTATTGTATGAATTCCCAGTGCATGAAGTGAACGTCAATCTGCCTAGCTGGGTTATGGTGCTTAACGAGAACCACTGGCTGCGCAGCAACTATGAGAACTCGGTCAGAGATACCGTGAAGGATATCCGTCGTCTGCGTGACGTGGATCGGGTGGTCAGCCAGTTCATGGAGTATGACTTCATCAACCATGCTGGACTTAGCGGCATGAATATGGGTCAGGGCGTTGCCGAGATCGATCTCTTCGCACCTGACGAACTGTATGACCGGATCTTGATGGAGGTTGTGGGTGTCGAGATTCGCGGTAAAGATCATTTACTGCAGCTGATGCAGGAGTTCTCCCATGCCAAACGGGAATACGACCGCTTCGCTGAAGCGCTTGAAATGGTTAAAACGACAGGTTACGGTATCGCTGCTCCTTCCCTGGCTGAGATGGCGCTGGATGAGCCTGAGCTTATCCGTCAAGGCACTCGTTTCGGGGTAAGATTGAAAGCGACCGCGCCTTCCATCCATATGATTCGAGTCGATGTGGAATCCGAGTTCTCGCCGATTATCGGCACAGAGAAGCAGAGCGAAGAGCTTGTGCGCTATCTGATGCAGGATTTCGAGAACGATCCGATCAAGATTTGGGAATCCGATATATTCGGACGCTCGCTGCACTCGATCGTCCGTGAAGGCATTCAAGGCAAAATCGCGATGATGCCTGATAATGCGAGATATAAATTGCAAGAAACTTTAGGTCGGATCATCAACGAAGGTTCCGGCGGTTTGATCGCGATCATTCTTTAAGTGAGTATCGATCAGGTGTTGAATACGCAGTCGCTAACGGGTCTAAAGTCCCGATTAGCGGCTGTTTTTCGTGTTTTCTTTGGTTGGGCAGAGCAAAACGCTTGAAATTATGAGGTGGCTGTATTACTATAAATTTGTTCCGCGTCATGCATTCTAAACGCGAGATAGGGGTAAAATACCCGATTGCACGTATAATTTGCGGTAAAACGGAAACAGTGAATAGCAAGTGGAGCACATTCCTTGTTAGGGAGGTGAAAGAATGAATAAATCGGATCTGATTACACAAGTAGCTGAATCTACTGAGCTTTCCAAGAAGGATGCAACTAAAGCGGTTGATGCCGTTTTCGATGCAATCTCCGAAGCTTTGCAAAGTGGAGACAAGGTACAGCTGGTCGGCTTTGGCAACTTCGAGGTTCGCGAGCGTTCCGCACGGAAAGGCCGCAACCCGCAAACAGGTGAAGAAATCGAAATCCCTGCGAGCAAAATTCCTGCATTTAAACCTGGTAAAGCGCTCAAAGACGGAATCAAATAAAGATTTCTACATATTACCTAAGAGCACAGGTCGTGAATTCGTTCACGGCCTTTTCTTTTAGCTTACGGTGAGGAGGTCTGAACAATGGAGAACGTTCAAAACGGGGATTATTTTATCGTTAAAGCGCTGGACCATGGCGTGCAGGTGATTGGCCTTACCCGCGGTCAGGATACCCGGTTTCATCATACCGAGAAGCTGGACAAAGGCGAGGTCATCATCGCCCAGTTCACGGATCATACATCTGCGGTCAAAATCCGCGGCAAAGCTGAGGTCATGACCAAACACGGGAAGATTGAGTCCGGCAACTGATTAGACTTATCATTTTGGCTAAGCCCCACCAAATTGGTGGGGCTTTTTTATGTTTGATGTTTCCGTGGATAGATTGTGTGTTAATCAATTGTTAAATGACCCTTGTTGGATTCGCGAACGTTGTATATACTAGCGGAATGAATAAAAATACGAAAGGATGTTTAAAGAAATCATGGCAAAGCAATTTAGAGAGGGACAATATGTGGTGGTCCCTGAAAATCCGGTATCCCTGTTTCTGTTCAGCAGTACTCGCTCCGGCTGGATTTGGCTGCTCGTGAGGCTGTATCTCGGTTATTCTTGGTTAACGTCGGGGCTGAAAAAGCTGACGGCGGAAGCCTGGACGGGAAGCGAAGCCGGCGCGGCCATTCAGGGGTTTGTCGGGGGAGCGCTGGCTAAGGCGGAAGAGGGGAAGGACGTCACCGGATGGTATGCTTCTTTTCTCGAAGGGTTTGTGCTTCCCAACGCCAAGCTGTTTTCGTATATGGTGTCCTTCGGTGAGGTGTTGGTCGGACTCGGGCTGATTTTGGGTCTGCTGACGGGCATTGCCGCGTTTTTCGGCGGATTAATGAATGCCAGCTTTTTATTCGCGGGCACGGTAAGCTCCAATCCGTTATTCTTTATATTGGCCACATGGCTGGTAATGGCCTGGAAAGTGGCGGGCTGGTATGGTCTGGACCGTTGGGCGCTGCCGCTGCTGGGTACGCCTTGGAGCCGCAGGCGCAAGGATCAGGACATTTCGGAATAAATTTGATTTTACTCTAAAAGTAACATTCGTCACTTTTGCAACGCGTTTGTCAAGTACAATTCCAACAGACCGCGGCCATGAAATCCTTTAATCTGAAATCAGATCAATTGGATAAAGGATGATGGTCATGGGAATCCGAGCTTTTTTTAAACTGGTGGAAATTCAGACAAAGGTAGCCAGCATGATTCCGTTTCTGTTCGGAACTTTGTATGCACTGTTTCGTTTTCAGCAGTTCGATGGGTATCATTTTGCCCTGATGCTTGCATCATTGCTGTCGTTTGATATGGCAACGACGGCAATCAATAACTATTACGATTATAAAAAAGCGATTAAAAAGAACGGCTTCGGTTACGAGGAGCACAATGCCATTGTACGATATAATCTTAAGGAGCCTGCGGTGGTGTCCGTCATCATCTTGCTGCTCTTGACAGCCATTGGTGCGGGGATCGCACTATTCCTGTCTACGGGCTGGTTGATCCTGCTGCTCGGGGGATTGTCTTTTGCCGTAGGGATATTATATTCGTTCGGACCGATTCCGATCTCGCGGATGCCGCTAGGCGAGCTGTTCTCCGGATTGTTTATGGGATTTGTCATTATATTTATTTCGGCTTGGATCCATGCGGAGGGCAACCATCTGGCGGTTTTGGACCTGCACGGCAGCGTTCTGTCCCTTCAGGTGAACCTTCCTGAGGTACTGCTGCTGCTGGTGGTATCACTGCCGGCCATACTTGGGATTGCCAACATCATGTTGGCCAACAACATCTGCGACATGGATGAGGATATGGAGAACAAGCGGTATACGCTGCCGGTATATATAGGATTCAGACCTTCTCTAAAGCTGTTCCGAATTCTGTATTGCCTTGCTTATCTGGACCTGGCGGCTCTTCTCCTGATGAAAGTGCATCCCGTGTTAGTGCTTCTGGTGTTTGTCACCCTTGTCCCGATTTATAAAAAAAGCGCCGTTTTCACCGCCCATCCATCCAAAGAGAAGACATTTGTGATTGCGGTGCAAAATTTCGTGCTCATGAATCTGGCGCGGATCGCCGCGCTGGGGGTAGCAGTGGTATGGACTTCTCGACCCTTTTTCTAAACCGAATACGGTTCGTTTTACCTGAAGCAGGCATAGCCTGCTTTTTTTCTTTATACAATGAGGTATGGACTAATGAGGACCGGAAGAAACTAGGAATAGAGGAGGTTTAGGATATGAAGCACTGGCAATCTGTACGAGCCGTACTCCTGCCCGCGGCGATTGCATTCATCATACTCGCACTGTTAATGGGGCTTCAATCACAAGCCCGTTATAAGGTCGGCGCTGTGACAGCGGCGATACCCTATCACAGCCGCGAATTAAGCGATGCCGGATTAGTGGACTCCCTAAAGAATCTTCCTCTTCATCTAAAAATAAGCCGGGCAGATTATGATGAAGGCGCGTTGACGCTGGATATCAAATTGAGCGACCCCGCGGAGACGGCCGCCGAGGTTTATGAGGATATCGCCAGCATTATGTCCTTTACGTTCGAAGGAACGGATAATGTGCAGCAGTTGTATCTAAGAGTAGTAGCCATCGATCGTTGGGGAGGGAAGCGGTATATGCTGCTGGCTTCGAATATGAGCAAGGATACCTGGAACTCGCGCTATGCAGAAGCTCTAACCCAACTTGAGAACGGCGATGTTCCGCCATCTATTGCTGCCGCTCTTAACCTAACGTTTACGAATCTTTGGCTAAAGCAGTTCAGCAGCCCATGATAGGGGTAAAATAGTAAGTGACAGGGCATGTACGTGTCTTGAACATGTGTTATAATAGATTGGATTGTGGGCTCAATTGGACAAAAGAACATCAAGTGCACGGAGGCTGAGAATGAAATCGTATCGCGTACCAGAACTGGCAGAGAAATATTTAAATTATGATATGATTCAAAACCACACGGAACTTCCGAATTTTCCGGATGCCCGTGTTCATTTGCTATACATATTTTTAAAGGATTCGGGACGAAATCTTGCCGGTCATGAAGAATTGTACGCACTGGTTACCTCACTGGTTCAAGTGGGACTCGATACGCATG
Above is a window of Paenibacillus sp. FSL K6-1330 DNA encoding:
- the der gene encoding ribosome biogenesis GTPase Der, with the translated sequence MARPVVAIVGRPNVGKSTIFNRLIGDRLAIVEDKPGITRDRIYGSAEWNGKAFSVIDTGGIEIDGDDMILKSIRMQAELAIEEADVIVFMCDAKAGVTQSDEEVAQILFRSGKPVILSVNKVDNLKRVDDIYEFYSLGFGDPVGISGSHGTGIGDLLDVVVENLPELEDDGYDEDVIRVALIGRPNVGKSSLVNAILGEERVIVSDVAGTTRDAIDTPFEKDGQRYVLIDTAGMRKRGKVYETTEKYSVMRAMRAIERADVVLVLINGEEGIIEQDKHIAGYAYEAGKASLFVVNKWDLVEKEDKTMQQFEKKIRDHFLFMTYAPVVFLSAKTKQRLQKLLPVVKHVADQHSLRIQTHLLNDVISDAIAINPPPTDKGRRLRINYSTQVAVKPPTMVVFVNDPELMHFSYERYLENKIRAAFDFEGTPIRIFTRRKSDES
- the plsY gene encoding glycerol-3-phosphate 1-O-acyltransferase PlsY; the encoded protein is MILEIVAIVVCYLLGSVSFSVLFAKILKGIDIRQHGSGNAGATNTLRVLGKGPAILVLVLDVIKGIAAVWIGRWLGGDNAWLPGLCGIAAIIGHNWPLYFRFRGGKGIATAIGVLATLCFIPAVIAGIIAILSIVFTRYVSLGSLIFVVLTPVFLLIADYSWPIFWTSFIICVFAFWRHRSNIVKLVQGRENKLGSGKGKGKGGKRVV
- a CDS encoding 2Fe-2S iron-sulfur cluster-binding protein, which gives rise to MDYEVLFQPDQKKVKVRPHTNVLDASRRAGVRIPTRCGGKAGCLMCKIIVPSEERDHCSAPEPKEIRKLGTSMIEQGYRLSCQTRITNHIKVMIPEDPLKAAIRKQLEAARNRESDDFI
- a CDS encoding DoxX family membrane protein, with the protein product MAKQFREGQYVVVPENPVSLFLFSSTRSGWIWLLVRLYLGYSWLTSGLKKLTAEAWTGSEAGAAIQGFVGGALAKAEEGKDVTGWYASFLEGFVLPNAKLFSYMVSFGEVLVGLGLILGLLTGIAAFFGGLMNASFLFAGTVSSNPLFFILATWLVMAWKVAGWYGLDRWALPLLGTPWSRRRKDQDISE
- the spoIVA gene encoding stage IV sporulation protein A, translated to MEKVDIFKDIAERTGGDIYLGVVGAVRTGKSTFIKRFMETVVLPNITNEADRVRAVDELPQSAAGKTIMTTEPKFVPNNAVQIKVTEGLEVNVRLVDCVGYAVEGAKGYEDENGPRMISTPWFEEPIPFQEAAEIGTRKVIQEHSTLGVVVTTDGSIAEIPRSSYVDAEERVIEELKEVGKPFVVVINSTRPRSEEALQLRNELAEKYDIPVMTLSAATMTEDDVTGVLREVLYEFPVHEVNVNLPSWVMVLNENHWLRSNYENSVRDTVKDIRRLRDVDRVVSQFMEYDFINHAGLSGMNMGQGVAEIDLFAPDELYDRILMEVVGVEIRGKDHLLQLMQEFSHAKREYDRFAEALEMVKTTGYGIAAPSLAEMALDEPELIRQGTRFGVRLKATAPSIHMIRVDVESEFSPIIGTEKQSEELVRYLMQDFENDPIKIWESDIFGRSLHSIVREGIQGKIAMMPDNARYKLQETLGRIINEGSGGLIAIIL
- a CDS encoding NAD(P)H-dependent glycerol-3-phosphate dehydrogenase; the encoded protein is MSDKVAVLVAGSWGTALASVLASNNLDVVVWTRTEEQTREINESHTNNRYLPGVELSPNIRATTDMKEAVSSAAAVVIVAPSSAMREVSGQLKQFWTEDMLVIHATKGFEIESLKRMSTVISEELGCEEGRVVVLSGPSHAEEVVRRCPTTVVVASLDAEAAVAAQDLFMNTYFRVYTNRDMIGVELAGALKNIIALGAGMSDGLGFGDNAKAALITRGLAEILRIGMEMGANPLTFAGLAGIGDLVVTATSQHSRNWRAGSMLGQGKKLDEVLGSMGMVVEGIRTTQAAHAISEKYGVQMPIADQLYHVLFKDRNPRIAVEALMGRDPKTEMELMPLETWEQWHT
- a CDS encoding stage VI sporulation protein F — encoded protein: MSKSFHKDVLNAINKKSGKKISSGAVNKLASTVKPSTMQNEAQLRQLIKQVSSMANIPVSEDTIQEIVGAVKKSGMNPSNMEALMKMMMNK
- a CDS encoding HU family DNA-binding protein, with translation MNKSDLITQVAESTELSKKDATKAVDAVFDAISEALQSGDKVQLVGFGNFEVRERSARKGRNPQTGEEIEIPASKIPAFKPGKALKDGIK
- the mtrB gene encoding trp RNA-binding attenuation protein MtrB, which codes for MENVQNGDYFIVKALDHGVQVIGLTRGQDTRFHHTEKLDKGEVIIAQFTDHTSAVKIRGKAEVMTKHGKIESGN
- a CDS encoding DUF2768 family protein, translating into MDPMQKMWLSLVALLIMALSVIVVTLARSKTKGFLRGALSFVAFMMMIFGFIIGLASII
- a CDS encoding 1,4-dihydroxy-2-naphthoate polyprenyltransferase — encoded protein: MGIRAFFKLVEIQTKVASMIPFLFGTLYALFRFQQFDGYHFALMLASLLSFDMATTAINNYYDYKKAIKKNGFGYEEHNAIVRYNLKEPAVVSVIILLLLTAIGAGIALFLSTGWLILLLGGLSFAVGILYSFGPIPISRMPLGELFSGLFMGFVIIFISAWIHAEGNHLAVLDLHGSVLSLQVNLPEVLLLLVVSLPAILGIANIMLANNICDMDEDMENKRYTLPVYIGFRPSLKLFRILYCLAYLDLAALLLMKVHPVLVLLVFVTLVPIYKKSAVFTAHPSKEKTFVIAVQNFVLMNLARIAALGVAVVWTSRPFF